Genomic segment of Catenibacterium mitsuokai:
TTTTGAGTAAATACTAATGTATCACTTTCTTCTTCATGGAACTGACCATTATAAAGTCTGATAATATATCCATCTTTATCTTCAGCTTTCTTAATTGCACTTACTACAAGTTTATTCTCTGTAGAAAATAATGAATAACTATCTTCTTTTGTACCTTCTACTTCAGGTTCAGAGAAGATTAATCTACCATTTAAGAATTCTGAATACTCTCTTGCAACAACTGGAGTATTGTATGCTTTTGCTGTATTTGCAATATGTGCACTATTGAAATCACCCGAAAAAGTAGTGAAACCAAATGAGAAATCAAGTGGTTTCTGTAATTCAGCATCACGTGTTTCAATAATACGTTCTCCACTCGCACGTCCTGGACGATAGATAAGATTTTCTTTACCCATAAATGAGTAAGTTCTAAATAGTGTTAAACGGATAGCATGATCATCAATAACTTCATATTCACGTACTCCCTGAGGAATTAATGCGATACCTCTTTCACTATTACTTAAGCTTACAAAGCTCTGTGTAGGTTCAATAGAGATAGGTGGTTCTTGCCATGTAGTATTACTCTGCTGGAAGTTGACTGGTAAGTCGTTATTCACTTCTTCTTTTACTGTTTTTACTCTTTCTAATGCTTCATTATAAAGAGCCATTTCTTTTTCATGAACATTTTCTCTTTCAATAGCACCAAACTGTTCATCCGCAATATTTACTTTTGAAACAAGATCAGCATCAAATACAACACAAAGACGATGTGATTTACCAACATTATCTACATGTACATCAAAATCAATAACAGGTGAACCTTTTCTTAAGGATACAGACATCTTAACTGGAAGTTCAATAGAACGTTTACCTAATGCACGTTCTTCAAGATCACTTGGAATTGGTAATTTATATTCTGCATTCAATGTAGCATATAAGTCACATGCTTGAATATTGCTATCTACTAAATGATCCTTTGAATATGTTACTAAATCCTGATGTGCTGGTGAGTAGTTAAATGAATCTCCTCCATCACCATTTTCTTCAAATACTGCCTGATTCTTATAAACATGATTATTTGTTTTATCAACAATAGTAAGAGTTCCATCTTCTTCTAAATGAATAGAATAGAATTCATTTTCTACTGTTGAAGATTCTTTTAATTCCTTCTTAGAAGAATGAGAGAAATCTAAAGTATACTGAACATATCCCATTGCTGGAAGGTCTTTAGCTTCAATTGCAATAGTTGCTTCAATAACACTTTCAGGTGTATAAACCTTCTTGCTTGGATTTAATTTAATTGTTTGAGATAGAACATAATCAGTTAAATCTTTTGATTCTAGAATTGTATAATTAACATCATTTCCATTATTATCTTTCAAAGCAAAATCTGTACCTGGAAGATAAACTTTTGTTGTTACAACTTCATCTCTGACAAATGGTAAAGTATTGAACAATGTAATAGTCATATCAGCATTATTTTTAATACTAGTCGCAATAAGTCTTGTATGTAATTCTACTAAGGCATCCGCAATATCTCTCACCTGTTTATAACGCATATAAACATCTTCATTGGCAGTATCTGAAATACATGAACCAATTGAATCATGTGCTGCATTCTCAAATAATAGTTTCCAGATAGTTTCCATTGGACCATGTGGATACTCATTACCTAAAGAATAAGACATTGTCATTAAAGGTTCTAAAA
This window contains:
- a CDS encoding glycoside hydrolase family 38 N-terminal domain-containing protein produces the protein MAKKIHIVPHFHWDREWYFTTSRSKIYLMKDLGDVLNTLEKDPEFKYFMLDAQGSLLDDYIKWRPEDEARIKRLVQAHRLVIGPWYTQSDLMVISAESIVRNMYYGMKTCLKYGPYMNVGYVPDSFGMAGNMPQIYNAFGIKDTLFWRGVTNDMVKHTDYNWRGHDGSTVFVTQIPHGYYIGGNIPEDAEDAKKFWKNECLIKAGTGATDNIYFPNGFDQAPIRRNLVELVKKQQEADPENTYVISCIEDYIKDVKAAHPELEEVEGELILGKHSRVHKSIFSSRSDLKALNTKLQNYVTHVLEPLMTMSYSLGNEYPHGPMETIWKLLFENAAHDSIGSCISDTANEDVYMRYKQVRDIADALVELHTRLIATSIKNNADMTITLFNTLPFVRDEVVTTKVYLPGTDFALKDNNGNDVNYTILESKDLTDYVLSQTIKLNPSKKVYTPESVIEATIAIEAKDLPAMGYVQYTLDFSHSSKKELKESSTVENEFYSIHLEEDGTLTIVDKTNNHVYKNQAVFEENGDGGDSFNYSPAHQDLVTYSKDHLVDSNIQACDLYATLNAEYKLPIPSDLEERALGKRSIELPVKMSVSLRKGSPVIDFDVHVDNVGKSHRLCVVFDADLVSKVNIADEQFGAIERENVHEKEMALYNEALERVKTVKEEVNNDLPVNFQQSNTTWQEPPISIEPTQSFVSLSNSERGIALIPQGVREYEVIDDHAIRLTLFRTYSFMGKENLIYRPGRASGERIIETRDAELQKPLDFSFGFTTFSGDFNSAHIANTAKAYNTPVVAREYSEFLNGRLIFSEPEVEGTKEDSYSLFSTENKLVVSAIKKAEDKDGYIIRLYNGQFHEEESDTLVFTQNIKKAYYVDLKEEYADGIEVVDNTIQVKPLTHCKFTTIYVETE